DNA from Solanum stenotomum isolate F172 chromosome 3, ASM1918654v1, whole genome shotgun sequence:
AGCCAAACGGGTATAATAACTTGTGGAAACTGTATTACTGCAACAAGTGAGGGGGTAAAAGTTTATGCAGCTGAAGTTGAATATTCATCTTACTCCTGAGCTTGCCATCTAATTTTGCAGGTTAGAGAtgtgatgaagaagaaagaagatctTCCAATTTGCAAGGAAGGAGATCTTATTATGGATCAACTTGTAGAGCTGACAAGCAAAGGATGCGGGTGCCTTCTTGTTATTGATGATGAGTTTCATCTGCTCGGCACATTCACCGATGGTGATTTACGTCGGACATTGAAAGCCAGCGGGGAAGGAATCTTCAAGCTTACAGTTGGAGAAATGTGTAACAGGTAATTTCTTACTTGTATCTTTGTTGCATATTTGTGTCATCACCGAAAGACCTTATCAATGGGAAAAAGAACATCtggaaaaagaaaagtagaaaGGAAGAAAGATATATTGCTTCCACGAAAGACACATAATTCCTTTAGGAATAAAAGAGCAATTCTTCGACAAGCACATTTTTGTTGTGGTTAAACCTTTCTAGCCTTGTACGGTCATGAGCATTTTAATACTTTTGCTGATGTCATGGTAGGGAAATAGATCTTAGTGTTCCATTAACCTATGGCGTGGCACTTAATTTTCTTTGGCAGTCAAACTTAGGATCCTGGTGTCATCTTTCCCTTTCCAGAATATCAGTGGCATATTGTTCCAATAAGAACGTATGCCTTTTTGCATAAAGATCTGCTATAGCACTAGCTGAAGGCAAGATGTAGTAAATGATGTCGGTTGATCGGCTACTGTTTGTGCAGCGGTTGAAATGAAGTAAATGATTAATCATATGCAAGTGTCAAGTATCATGGGAGACTCTCATATTTATCTGATTGTGTTGCTTCAAGTGGGAAAATTGGGCATTGAGATGGCCAATATTACTATTTGGAATTCACAAGTTGGGATTAGGCTGCAATTTTGGCGGAATAGAGCAGGAACAACCCAGCATTTCCACTCACCCCCACCTTCTTCTTCAATACCCCGCAAACAGATAAAGGGCCTGCCTCTTGACCCTCTCTTTTTAAATACCAGGCTTGGCTCAAAGTGTGATTGAAGCTTGTCTGCTTGACATATGCCTATCCCATATCCCTCACATTCGTTCTGCCTTACTGCTGAACCTAAGTCACAGTGCCCGATCCCCTCCACAACCATCACAGAAACAGTTTAGGGTAGAAATTGGTTGTTTAGTTTTATAGATCCTCTTTTAACCATCATCtggactaatttttttttgttaaacaaTTATTTAGTTTGATTTATAAAACAGATCATCTAATTTAGTTGTCTTTCAAGCCTGACTAGCATGTAATAGGCCCTGGTTTGTATTCTCTTGTTAAAATTCTTGCATACGGTAGGATACAGACTGTTGATCCTCGTAAATTACTGTTATAAACATTGCATAAGTCATTGGATATTTCCTGGGATGTCAATATTCAAGTTCCCTCCcaattagaatttgaattttgcgACATCACTTTCTTCTTCCTCGTTCAATCCAAGTAGGATGGCATCTTTTGACTAACCAGATGTGAAGCAAAGAATTATTCTTTGCTTCTTCTGCCTTTTGTTTagcttataaaaaaataattcgttGCTCTTCTGCCTCTGAAGCACATTGTTGATCAGATATTTTCTGGCCCCTGACGGTGCTAATAGTTGTAGTAGTAATGATATCATTGCACGTTCTTCCTCTGATATTATATGTTCCCTTTCTTTAAAAGAATTTTCGTCTCACTCATCTTTTCACTGAGAAGTTATGTTGGTATATAATTGATTCTGTTTCCTTGTATCTCTCACTATCACATGATGATGCTAAGCATGTGACGCACAACTTTGATATGGGTCTATATTGAAAAAGTAAGATGGCAATGTATATACACTCACAcattaacataatttttgttGGATGAAGAGTAATCTAATGACACTTATTCCAGATGTTATGAATAGTTACCCTCCGAGATTAAAACATTTCTATACACTTACTTGGTGTTTCAGGAAACCAAGGACAATTGGTCCAGATGCTATGGCAGCTGATGCAATGCAGAAGATGGAATCTCCACCACCTCCAGTCCAGTTCTTGCCAGTTATTGATCAAGATAATGTGTTGATTGGTATTGTTACCTTACATGGACTGGTCTCAGCAGGCTTGTGAAGTTCTTGCCATTATCATTAAttctttttgtatattgttGGGTTTCTTACCCTATTTTCTTCAGCTGATGTTATTTAATTCCTATAGCAATGATGAATATTAGTAGTAAAATATTATAGTCATGTTATTGGACTTATAGATTGGGCTAGAGCTCTGTACCCTTCATCATTTGTGCCTGTTACAATGTACAACGAGGGAGAATGTGATAATGATGATCCTCTAATCATTATAGTTTTAATCGAATGTTGTATTTAGAGATCTGTAGCAACTCTACATTGCTGAGAGTGGCTTTTCTTTGACATTGTTTATCAATGTCTTTGTGTTCTATTATGCAAATGATGCTTTTAAAGAGACTTGTTGTCAATGTAACAATTACTAATTCAATTGCGACGAAGTTAGGTGTCAATCATTTTGTAATTTGTTGAGAAAACAAATGTATGCGTTTTTCCCATTATTTGTATTGGGGTTCGATTAATCCGTGTTTGATGCTGGAAACGTTATCAAATTTTGTTACAAGAGAATATACACGGAGGACCAAATTAATCCACTCCCATCCGTTaagaccattttgatcattttcttatAGAATAAAGCATATAACAtgtttgtcataaaaaaaaaaaaacatatttgtcCTAAGTTATAAGCTGATAAAATATCATTTCGATTATTGAATATTCACTCCTTTTTATTACCTCGATCAGTTCTGCAATATTCGCCTCAAAATTCTGTAACTTCTCCAAAGGAAATGAACGCTCAGTTGAATTCCACACCGGATTTCATTCAAGGTTAGTAAATGTTAAATTCCCCTTCTTCGCCTCTACGGGTTATGTATCTCAATCAATCCGTTCTCTGATGTGCTTTTATTTTGCAGAGAACGCCGCCGGAAGTGATTCCGACTCGAACCCGGACGATTCGCTGGAATATTATGAGCCAATCTCTTCCACCGCTGATGACGACGATTTGCAGATCTCCGATCAGATTCCAAATCATGTTCAGAACTCCGATGATGAAGAGTGCGACGAATCTAGTTATTTTCATCGCCTCCCTAATGGTTATACGAATTGCGTAGAAAACGAGATATCATCACTGGATCTAAGTGACGAGGATGGTGAACATAAGAGTGAGGttgaagaagaggaggagagAATAAGAGCGGCGTCTGATACTGCTGTACGGAGAGCGTTCAGAGAGGATGAGAGCCGTCGCAACACTCCATTGACGACGGAGAATGCAACGAGAGTAATGGAAGCCATGCGTAGGATTTCTTTTGGTGGAGTGGCTCCTGATTGGACCAGCCAAGTTCCGGAGGATCAGTGGATCGATCATCTACAAAGATTGAGACGTCCACCTGCTACTACCTCGACGAACTGAAACCGATTTGCCATTAATTAGTAATTGCGTGAGCTTTACtgctttaatattttttgttgtagcTCAACTACGGATGTGCTAGCTATTGTTGTTAACTGTTAAAAACTAAGTTGTGGTTAAACCTTTCTAGCCTTCTAAGGTCATGAATATGCTTTAGGATTTTTGCTGGAAATAGATTTCTTAATGTATGATGTTTGGTGGTCAAACATAAAATACTGGTACTATTTCCCCCCTCTCAATATCAGTGGCATTGTTCTAATGGGAACATGTCTTTTATTATCTGCTATAGCATTAGACGAGGGCAAGAAGATGTTGTAAATGTGGATTGACAGGCCAATGTTTGTGCAGTCATTGATAGGAAGTAAGATGATAAATCACATGCATCTTATTCCGCTTTGGAGGCACTGGTGGCAATGCCTTGTCTCTGTGGTCACCATATAATATATGCAAGTAGCATTGGAGGCTCTCAGTTTGTCTGATTGTGTTGCTTCAAATGAGCAAACTGGTGTAGAAATGGCCAGTATTGGTTACTATTTGGAATTCCGCTGCAATTTTGATGGAATAGAGCAGGAACAATCCCATCAACCTCCCCTCCTAAGGGTAGAAAttgtttgtttagttttgtGGAGCCTCTTTCAACAGTCCTCCATAGTTGATGCTATCTAGTTCATAATATGGACTCATTTCTTTTTGTTGAACAAAGATTTGCGGTAGTATACTCCTTCATGTATTTACACCCACTCTAATTTAATTTACTTCTGTCTTTTAAAACTGACTAGCATGTGCCTTGGCTTATATTCTCTTGTTAAAATTCTCGGATAAGGTAGGATGCATACTGAGGTCTCATGTTCAAATCCCAGCGAAGACAAAAGATTCTTCCCATCGCCTTGGTGGACATAATTACCTGGTACATGTTGCTGGTAGGAGGTGGTAagtatcccgtggaattagtcgaagGGCGCGAAAGTTGACCCGGACACTACTTTCATAGTGCTTGTTCAATCGAAGTAGGATGGCGTCATTTGACTTACCAGATGAGAAATAAAGAATTATGCTTTGCCTCGGCCTTCAACTTATAACAAAATAATTCTTTGCTTCTGCCTTTTAAGCACATTGATGATAAGATCTTTTGTGCCTCCTGCTGGTGCTAATAGTTGTACTAGTAATGATTGTATTACGCGTTCTTCCTCTGATCTTCTTAACTTTTATTACTGTCACTGGAGAAGGAATTTAGATTAAGAATAGTCTGATGATAGTTCTACCAGAGGTTATAAATAGTTACCGTCTTGTGAGATTAAGAGAGCTTTTATGGACTTATTTGGTGT
Protein-coding regions in this window:
- the LOC125860378 gene encoding uncharacterized protein LOC125860378, translating into MNAQLNSTPDFIQENAAGSDSDSNPDDSLEYYEPISSTADDDDLQISDQIPNHVQNSDDEECDESSYFHRLPNGYTNCVENEISSLDLSDEDGEHKSEVEEEEERIRAASDTAVRRAFREDESRRNTPLTTENATRVMEAMRRISFGGVAPDWTSQVPEDQWIDHLQRLRRPPATTSTN